A genomic segment from Osmerus mordax isolate fOsmMor3 chromosome 5, fOsmMor3.pri, whole genome shotgun sequence encodes:
- the klc1b gene encoding kinesin light chain 1b isoform X5 — protein MSTMVYLREEKLEKLSQEEIISSTKLVIQGLEALRSEHNSILHSLLETIRCLKREEEASLVHEKASLLRKSVEMIELGLGEAQVMMALSNHLNTVESEKQKLRAQVRRLCQENQWLRDELANTQQKLQKSEQSVAQLEEEKKHLEFMNQLKKYDEDLSPTEEKEGEASKDSLDDLFPNDEEEPGQGMQQQHNSAAVAAAQQGGYEIPARLRTLHNLVIQYASQGRYEVAVPLCKQALEDLEKTSGHDHPDVATMLNILALVYRDQNKYKEAAHLLNDALSIREKTLGRDHPAVAATLNNLAVLYGKRGKYKEAEPLCKRALEIREKVLGKDHPDVAKQLNNLALLCQNQGKYQEVEHYYSRALEIYEGRLGPDDPNVAKTKNNLASCFLKQGKYKEAEILYKEILTRAHEKEFGSVDADNKPIWMHAEEREEMSKGKHRDNTPYGEYGGWYKACKVNSPTVNTTLRNLGALYRRQGKLEAADTLEECATRSRKQGMDPMTHGARVVELLKERREAPPSGKYDSGSETGEEVSMGVEWNGDGSGALQRSGSLGKLRDVLRKSSELLVKKLQGTSPPTPRSTTMKRAASLNYLNKTTEDSFQTGARGRLKESRGLSSSTVDLNSGY, from the exons ATGTCCACCATGGTGTACCTGagggaggagaagctggagaagctGTCCCAGGAGGAGATCATCTCCAGCACCAAGCTGGTGATCCAGGGTCTGGAGGCGCTGAGGAGCGAACACAACTCCATCCTGCACAGCCTGCTGGAGACCATCCGCTGtctgaagagggaggaggaggccagcctGGTGCACGAGAAGGCCAGTCTGCTCAGGAAGTCTGTGGAGATGATCGAGCTGGGCTTGGGGGAGGCACAG gTGATGATGGCTCTGTCCAACCACCTGAACACGGTGGAGTCTGAGAAGCAGAAGCTGCGGGCGCAGGTGCGGCGCCTGTGCCAGGAGAACCAGTGGCTGAGAGACGAGCTGGCCAACACCCAGCAGAAGCTGCAGAAGAGCGAGCAGAGCGTggcccagctggaggaggagaagaagcatCTGGAGTTCATGAACCAGCTGAAGAAGTACGACGAGGACCTGTCTCCCACT gaggagaaagagggcgaGGCTTCCAAGGACTCCCTGGACGATCTGTTCCCCAACGATGAAGAGGAACCAGGCCAAGGCA TGCAGCAGCAGCACAACAGCGCGGCGGTGGCCGCGGCCCAGCAGGGGGGTTATGAGATCCCGGCACGCCTCAGGACCCTCCACAACCTGGTGATCCAGTACGCCTCCCAGGGCCGCTACGAGGTGGCCGTGCCCCTCTGCAagcaggccctggaggacctggagaaGACCTCTGGACACGATCACCCTGACGTGGCCACCATGCTCAACATCCTGGCCCTGGTCTACAG gGATCAGAACAAGTACAAGGAGGCAGCCCACCTCCTGAACGACGCCCTCTCTATCCGGGAGAAGACCCTGGGCCGGGACCACCCTGCC GTGGCCGCAACGCTGAACAACCTGGCTGTGCTGTacgggaagagagggaagtacAAGGAGGCGGAGCCGCTGTGCAAGAGAGCGCTGGAGATCAGAGAGAAG gttcTGGGTAAGGACCACCCTGACGTGGCCAAGCAGCTGAACAACCTGGCTCTGCTGTGCCAGAACCAGGGCAAGTACCAGGAGGTGGAGCACTACTACAGCCGCGCCCTGGAGATCTACGAGGGCAGACTGGGCCCTGACGACCCCAACGTGGCCAAGACCAAGAACAACCTG gctTCCTGCTTTCTCAAACAGGGAAAGTACAAGGAGGCTGAGATTCTGTACAAAGAGATTCTGACTCGCGCCCACGAGAAAGAGTTTGGCTCCGTCGATG cTGACAACAAGCCCATCTGGATGCACgccgaggagagggaggagatgagcaaG GGCAAGCACAGAGACAATACTCCCTATGGAGAGTATGGAGGCTGGTACAAGGCCTGCAAAGTCAACAG cccCACAGTGAACACCACCCTGAGGAACCTGGGCGCTCTGTACCGCCGCCAGGGCAAGCTGGAGGCGGCTGACACCCTGGAGGAGTGTGCCACGCGCTCCCGCAAGCAG ggcaTGGACCCCATGACCCACGGGGCGCGTGTGGTGGAGCTCCTGAAGGAGCGGAGGGAGGCTCCGCCCAGCGGGAAGTACGACAGCGGCTCAGAGACGGGCGAGGAAGTGAGTATGGGCGTAGAGTGGAACGGG gacgGCAGTGGGGCCCTGCAGAGAAGCGGCTCTCTGGGGAAGCTGAGAGATGTGTTGCGCAAGAGCAGCGAGCTCCTGGTGAAGAAACTCCAGGggaccagcccccccaccccccgcagcACCac CATGAAGAGAGCTGCCTCCCTCAACTACCTAAACAAGACCACAGAAGACTCCTTccag acTGGGGCTCGCGGTCGGCTGAAGGAGAGTCGGGGTTTGAGCTCCAGTACTGTCGACCTGAACAGTGGGTACTGA
- the klc1b gene encoding kinesin light chain 1b isoform X7 has protein sequence MSTMVYLREEKLEKLSQEEIISSTKLVIQGLEALRSEHNSILHSLLETIRCLKREEEASLVHEKASLLRKSVEMIELGLGEAQVMMALSNHLNTVESEKQKLRAQVRRLCQENQWLRDELANTQQKLQKSEQSVAQLEEEKKHLEFMNQLKKYDEDLSPTQEEKEGEASKDSLDDLFPNDEEEPGQGMQQQHNSAAVAAAQQGGYEIPARLRTLHNLVIQYASQGRYEVAVPLCKQALEDLEKTSGHDHPDVATMLNILALVYRDQNKYKEAAHLLNDALSIREKTLGRDHPAVAATLNNLAVLYGKRGKYKEAEPLCKRALEIREKVLGKDHPDVAKQLNNLALLCQNQGKYQEVEHYYSRALEIYEGRLGPDDPNVAKTKNNLASCFLKQGKYKEAEILYKEILTRAHEKEFGSVDADNKPIWMHAEEREEMSKGKHRDNTPYGEYGGWYKACKVNSPTVNTTLRNLGALYRRQGKLEAADTLEECATRSRKQGMDPMTHGARVVELLKERREAPPSGKYDSGSETGEEVSMGVEWNGA, from the exons ATGTCCACCATGGTGTACCTGagggaggagaagctggagaagctGTCCCAGGAGGAGATCATCTCCAGCACCAAGCTGGTGATCCAGGGTCTGGAGGCGCTGAGGAGCGAACACAACTCCATCCTGCACAGCCTGCTGGAGACCATCCGCTGtctgaagagggaggaggaggccagcctGGTGCACGAGAAGGCCAGTCTGCTCAGGAAGTCTGTGGAGATGATCGAGCTGGGCTTGGGGGAGGCACAG gTGATGATGGCTCTGTCCAACCACCTGAACACGGTGGAGTCTGAGAAGCAGAAGCTGCGGGCGCAGGTGCGGCGCCTGTGCCAGGAGAACCAGTGGCTGAGAGACGAGCTGGCCAACACCCAGCAGAAGCTGCAGAAGAGCGAGCAGAGCGTggcccagctggaggaggagaagaagcatCTGGAGTTCATGAACCAGCTGAAGAAGTACGACGAGGACCTGTCTCCCACT caggaggagaaagagggcgaGGCTTCCAAGGACTCCCTGGACGATCTGTTCCCCAACGATGAAGAGGAACCAGGCCAAGGCA TGCAGCAGCAGCACAACAGCGCGGCGGTGGCCGCGGCCCAGCAGGGGGGTTATGAGATCCCGGCACGCCTCAGGACCCTCCACAACCTGGTGATCCAGTACGCCTCCCAGGGCCGCTACGAGGTGGCCGTGCCCCTCTGCAagcaggccctggaggacctggagaaGACCTCTGGACACGATCACCCTGACGTGGCCACCATGCTCAACATCCTGGCCCTGGTCTACAG gGATCAGAACAAGTACAAGGAGGCAGCCCACCTCCTGAACGACGCCCTCTCTATCCGGGAGAAGACCCTGGGCCGGGACCACCCTGCC GTGGCCGCAACGCTGAACAACCTGGCTGTGCTGTacgggaagagagggaagtacAAGGAGGCGGAGCCGCTGTGCAAGAGAGCGCTGGAGATCAGAGAGAAG gttcTGGGTAAGGACCACCCTGACGTGGCCAAGCAGCTGAACAACCTGGCTCTGCTGTGCCAGAACCAGGGCAAGTACCAGGAGGTGGAGCACTACTACAGCCGCGCCCTGGAGATCTACGAGGGCAGACTGGGCCCTGACGACCCCAACGTGGCCAAGACCAAGAACAACCTG gctTCCTGCTTTCTCAAACAGGGAAAGTACAAGGAGGCTGAGATTCTGTACAAAGAGATTCTGACTCGCGCCCACGAGAAAGAGTTTGGCTCCGTCGATG cTGACAACAAGCCCATCTGGATGCACgccgaggagagggaggagatgagcaaG GGCAAGCACAGAGACAATACTCCCTATGGAGAGTATGGAGGCTGGTACAAGGCCTGCAAAGTCAACAG cccCACAGTGAACACCACCCTGAGGAACCTGGGCGCTCTGTACCGCCGCCAGGGCAAGCTGGAGGCGGCTGACACCCTGGAGGAGTGTGCCACGCGCTCCCGCAAGCAG ggcaTGGACCCCATGACCCACGGGGCGCGTGTGGTGGAGCTCCTGAAGGAGCGGAGGGAGGCTCCGCCCAGCGGGAAGTACGACAGCGGCTCAGAGACGGGCGAGGAAGTGAGTATGGGCGTAGAGTGGAACGGG GCTTGA
- the klc1b gene encoding kinesin light chain 1b isoform X8, with amino-acid sequence MSTMVYLREEKLEKLSQEEIISSTKLVIQGLEALRSEHNSILHSLLETIRCLKREEEASLVHEKASLLRKSVEMIELGLGEAQVMMALSNHLNTVESEKQKLRAQVRRLCQENQWLRDELANTQQKLQKSEQSVAQLEEEKKHLEFMNQLKKYDEDLSPTQEEKEGEASKDSLDDLFPNDEEEPGQGMQQQHNSAAVAAAQQGGYEIPARLRTLHNLVIQYASQGRYEVAVPLCKQALEDLEKTSGHDHPDVATMLNILALVYRDQNKYKEAAHLLNDALSIREKTLGRDHPAVAATLNNLAVLYGKRGKYKEAEPLCKRALEIREKVLGKDHPDVAKQLNNLALLCQNQGKYQEVEHYYSRALEIYEGRLGPDDPNVAKTKNNLASCFLKQGKYKEAEILYKEILTRAHEKEFGSVDADNKPIWMHAEEREEMSKGKHRDNTPYGEYGGWYKACKVNSPTVNTTLRNLGALYRRQGKLEAADTLEECATRSRKQGMDPMTHGARVVELLKERREAPPSGKYDSGSETGEEA; translated from the exons ATGTCCACCATGGTGTACCTGagggaggagaagctggagaagctGTCCCAGGAGGAGATCATCTCCAGCACCAAGCTGGTGATCCAGGGTCTGGAGGCGCTGAGGAGCGAACACAACTCCATCCTGCACAGCCTGCTGGAGACCATCCGCTGtctgaagagggaggaggaggccagcctGGTGCACGAGAAGGCCAGTCTGCTCAGGAAGTCTGTGGAGATGATCGAGCTGGGCTTGGGGGAGGCACAG gTGATGATGGCTCTGTCCAACCACCTGAACACGGTGGAGTCTGAGAAGCAGAAGCTGCGGGCGCAGGTGCGGCGCCTGTGCCAGGAGAACCAGTGGCTGAGAGACGAGCTGGCCAACACCCAGCAGAAGCTGCAGAAGAGCGAGCAGAGCGTggcccagctggaggaggagaagaagcatCTGGAGTTCATGAACCAGCTGAAGAAGTACGACGAGGACCTGTCTCCCACT caggaggagaaagagggcgaGGCTTCCAAGGACTCCCTGGACGATCTGTTCCCCAACGATGAAGAGGAACCAGGCCAAGGCA TGCAGCAGCAGCACAACAGCGCGGCGGTGGCCGCGGCCCAGCAGGGGGGTTATGAGATCCCGGCACGCCTCAGGACCCTCCACAACCTGGTGATCCAGTACGCCTCCCAGGGCCGCTACGAGGTGGCCGTGCCCCTCTGCAagcaggccctggaggacctggagaaGACCTCTGGACACGATCACCCTGACGTGGCCACCATGCTCAACATCCTGGCCCTGGTCTACAG gGATCAGAACAAGTACAAGGAGGCAGCCCACCTCCTGAACGACGCCCTCTCTATCCGGGAGAAGACCCTGGGCCGGGACCACCCTGCC GTGGCCGCAACGCTGAACAACCTGGCTGTGCTGTacgggaagagagggaagtacAAGGAGGCGGAGCCGCTGTGCAAGAGAGCGCTGGAGATCAGAGAGAAG gttcTGGGTAAGGACCACCCTGACGTGGCCAAGCAGCTGAACAACCTGGCTCTGCTGTGCCAGAACCAGGGCAAGTACCAGGAGGTGGAGCACTACTACAGCCGCGCCCTGGAGATCTACGAGGGCAGACTGGGCCCTGACGACCCCAACGTGGCCAAGACCAAGAACAACCTG gctTCCTGCTTTCTCAAACAGGGAAAGTACAAGGAGGCTGAGATTCTGTACAAAGAGATTCTGACTCGCGCCCACGAGAAAGAGTTTGGCTCCGTCGATG cTGACAACAAGCCCATCTGGATGCACgccgaggagagggaggagatgagcaaG GGCAAGCACAGAGACAATACTCCCTATGGAGAGTATGGAGGCTGGTACAAGGCCTGCAAAGTCAACAG cccCACAGTGAACACCACCCTGAGGAACCTGGGCGCTCTGTACCGCCGCCAGGGCAAGCTGGAGGCGGCTGACACCCTGGAGGAGTGTGCCACGCGCTCCCGCAAGCAG ggcaTGGACCCCATGACCCACGGGGCGCGTGTGGTGGAGCTCCTGAAGGAGCGGAGGGAGGCTCCGCCCAGCGGGAAGTACGACAGCGGCTCAGAGACGGGCGAGGAA GCTTGA